The proteins below come from a single Takifugu flavidus isolate HTHZ2018 chromosome 6, ASM371156v2, whole genome shotgun sequence genomic window:
- the fip1l1b gene encoding pre-mRNA 3'-end-processing factor FIP1 isoform X3, with protein MSAEEADKTATTDASGGDEEEEWLYGDESESKEEDEEAKLNAAVSAPADASAEEEAPHTTGNGVVAEAAVDVAGEDGDGDSDSESDDDDDDVRVTIGDIKTGPPQYTAYGAPPVNLNIKSTGSRPYGQATKLKGIDLDAPGNINGVPVVDVDMESFEEKPWRKPGADLSDYFNYGFNEDTWKAYCEKQKRLRMGLEVSSVGSVASKITVQQGRTGNEKDVSSVPVLTSKPDFASPVSQYKSAVTQVTRIPPPQWNGTPVQDMSYYTKSSGTIDVIGGQTATISRVEGRRRHNLDGNNIQVIAEQSDAEAPAAKIPSFFPPGPLPPNIPPPPFLPPPPSVSAAPPLIPPPRLPITVPPPGFPPPPTGPPPAIIPTMDSSGHAGGYDGRSVPTYTFPQGAYPPPMTGGVPPPWPHMMDNSKSWDYYSRREDKRDKERERPRERTHEREREREHSPSAMSYTSDEERYRYREYQERAYGERHRDRSSREKEERHRERRHRDKEEGRHKSSRSSSRRRHDSEEGDSHRRHKHKKSKRSKEGKEASEDASAEQENQDAME; from the exons ATGTCTGCGGAGGAAGCGGACAAAACAGCCACCACCGATGCCAGCGgcggtgatgaagaggaggaatggCTGTATGGAG ATGAGTCTGAGagcaaagaggaggatgaagaggccaAACTGAATGCTGCAGTCAG TGCTCCTGCTGATGCTTCAGCCGAAGAGGAAGCTCCACACACCACAGGGAACGGAGTGGTCGCTGAG GCTGCCGTGGATGTTGCAGGGGAAGACGGCGATGGCGACAGTGACAGCGAGagcgacgacgacgacgacgacgtcCGTGTTACGATCGGGGACATAAAGACGGGGCCACCCCAGTATAC GGCTTATGGAGCTCCACCAGTCAACCTCAATATAAAGTCCACGGGCTCCAGACCATATGGACAAG CCACCAAGCTGAAGGGGATCGATCTGGACGCCCCAGGAAACATTAATGGAGTTCCTGTGGTGGATGTGGACATGGAGTCTTTTGAAGAGAAGCCCTGGAGGAAGCCAG GAGCGGATCTCTCAGATTACTTTAACTACGGCTTTAACGAGGACACCTGGAAAGCTTATTGTGAGAAGCAGAAGAGGCTGCGGATGGGCCTGGAGGTGTCTTCAGTCGGCTCGGTGGCCAGCAAGATCACT GTCCAGCAAGGCAGAACGGGCAATGAGAAGGACGTTTCCAGTGTGCCTGTTCTCACCTCAAAGCCAGACTTTGCATCTCCAGTTAGCCAGTACAAGTCTGCAGTCACTCAGGTCACCAG GATTCCTCCCCCTCAGTGGAATGGCACACCTGTCCAAGACATGTCGTATTATAC GAAGTCGAGCGGCACTATAGATGTGATAGGTGGGCAGACGGCCACCATCAGCCGCGTGGAAGGTCGCCGGAGACACAATCTAGACGGCAACAATATCCAG GTGATTGCTGAGCAGTCCGATGCTGAGGCGCCTGCAGCAAAGATcccctccttcttccctcctggACCCCTTCCTCCAAACATCCCCCCACCTCcgttcctccctccacctcccagcGTCAGTGCTGCACCCCCACTCATCCCCCCACCCA GGCTGCCTATAACTGTGCCTCCTCCTGGatttcctcctccacccaccgGTCCTCCTCCTGCCATCATCCCCACCATGGACAG CAGTGGCCACGCTGGAGGCTACGACGGTCGCTCTGTCCCTACCTACACATTTCCTCAAG GTGCTTACCCTCCGCCCATGACTGGAGGTGTGCCTCCTCCTTGGCCTCATATGATGGACAACTCTAAATCCTGGGACTACTATTCCCGTCGAGAAGacaagagagacaaagagagagagagacccagagAGAGGACACAtgagcgtgagagagagagggagcacaGTCCGTCAGCTATGAGCTACACCAG TGATGAAGAACGGTATCGCTATCGCGAGTACCAGGAGCGCGCCTACGGGGAACGCCATCGTGACCGATCCAGCCGCGAGAAGGAggaaagacacagagagaggcGGCACCGAGACAAAGAGGAGGGGCGGCACAAGTCCTCTCGCAG cagcagcaggaggcgacATGACAGCGAGGAGGGCGACAGCCACCGGAGGCACAAACACAAGAAGAGCAAGAGGAGCAAGGAGGGCAAAGAGGCCAGCGAGGACGCCAGTGCAGAGCAGGAGAACCAGGACGCCATGGAGTAG
- the fip1l1b gene encoding pre-mRNA 3'-end-processing factor FIP1 isoform X1: MSAEEADKTATTDASGGDEEEEWLYGDESESKEEDEEAKLNAAVSAPADASAEEEAPHTTGNGVVAEAAVDVAGEDGDGDSDSESDDDDDDVRVTIGDIKTGPPQYTAYGAPPVNLNIKSTGSRPYGQATKLKGIDLDAPGNINGVPVVDVDMESFEEKPWRKPGADLSDYFNYGFNEDTWKAYCEKQKRLRMGLEVSSVGSVASKITVQQGRTGNEKDVSSVPVLTSKPDFASPVSQYKSAVTQVTRIPPPQWNGTPVQDMSYYTKSSGTIDVIGGQTATISRVEGRRRHNLDGNNIQVIAEQSDAEAPAAKIPSFFPPGPLPPNIPPPPFLPPPPSVSAAPPLIPPPRLPITVPPPGFPPPPTGPPPAIIPTMDSSGHAGGYDGRSVPTYTFPQGAYPPPMTGGVPPPWPHMMDNSKSWDYYSRREDKRDKERERPRERTHEREREREHSPSAMSYTSDEERYRYREYQERAYGERHRDRSSREKEERHRERRHRDKEEGRHKSSRSSSSRRRHDSEEGDSHRRHKHKKSKRSKEGKEASEDASAEQENQDAME; encoded by the exons ATGTCTGCGGAGGAAGCGGACAAAACAGCCACCACCGATGCCAGCGgcggtgatgaagaggaggaatggCTGTATGGAG ATGAGTCTGAGagcaaagaggaggatgaagaggccaAACTGAATGCTGCAGTCAG TGCTCCTGCTGATGCTTCAGCCGAAGAGGAAGCTCCACACACCACAGGGAACGGAGTGGTCGCTGAG GCTGCCGTGGATGTTGCAGGGGAAGACGGCGATGGCGACAGTGACAGCGAGagcgacgacgacgacgacgacgtcCGTGTTACGATCGGGGACATAAAGACGGGGCCACCCCAGTATAC GGCTTATGGAGCTCCACCAGTCAACCTCAATATAAAGTCCACGGGCTCCAGACCATATGGACAAG CCACCAAGCTGAAGGGGATCGATCTGGACGCCCCAGGAAACATTAATGGAGTTCCTGTGGTGGATGTGGACATGGAGTCTTTTGAAGAGAAGCCCTGGAGGAAGCCAG GAGCGGATCTCTCAGATTACTTTAACTACGGCTTTAACGAGGACACCTGGAAAGCTTATTGTGAGAAGCAGAAGAGGCTGCGGATGGGCCTGGAGGTGTCTTCAGTCGGCTCGGTGGCCAGCAAGATCACT GTCCAGCAAGGCAGAACGGGCAATGAGAAGGACGTTTCCAGTGTGCCTGTTCTCACCTCAAAGCCAGACTTTGCATCTCCAGTTAGCCAGTACAAGTCTGCAGTCACTCAGGTCACCAG GATTCCTCCCCCTCAGTGGAATGGCACACCTGTCCAAGACATGTCGTATTATAC GAAGTCGAGCGGCACTATAGATGTGATAGGTGGGCAGACGGCCACCATCAGCCGCGTGGAAGGTCGCCGGAGACACAATCTAGACGGCAACAATATCCAG GTGATTGCTGAGCAGTCCGATGCTGAGGCGCCTGCAGCAAAGATcccctccttcttccctcctggACCCCTTCCTCCAAACATCCCCCCACCTCcgttcctccctccacctcccagcGTCAGTGCTGCACCCCCACTCATCCCCCCACCCA GGCTGCCTATAACTGTGCCTCCTCCTGGatttcctcctccacccaccgGTCCTCCTCCTGCCATCATCCCCACCATGGACAG CAGTGGCCACGCTGGAGGCTACGACGGTCGCTCTGTCCCTACCTACACATTTCCTCAAG GTGCTTACCCTCCGCCCATGACTGGAGGTGTGCCTCCTCCTTGGCCTCATATGATGGACAACTCTAAATCCTGGGACTACTATTCCCGTCGAGAAGacaagagagacaaagagagagagagacccagagAGAGGACACAtgagcgtgagagagagagggagcacaGTCCGTCAGCTATGAGCTACACCAG TGATGAAGAACGGTATCGCTATCGCGAGTACCAGGAGCGCGCCTACGGGGAACGCCATCGTGACCGATCCAGCCGCGAGAAGGAggaaagacacagagagaggcGGCACCGAGACAAAGAGGAGGGGCGGCACAAGTCCTCTCGCAG cagcagcagcaggaggcgacATGACAGCGAGGAGGGCGACAGCCACCGGAGGCACAAACACAAGAAGAGCAAGAGGAGCAAGGAGGGCAAAGAGGCCAGCGAGGACGCCAGTGCAGAGCAGGAGAACCAGGACGCCATGGAGTAG
- the fip1l1b gene encoding pre-mRNA 3'-end-processing factor FIP1 isoform X2, whose translation MSAEEADKTATTDASGGDEEEEWLYGDESESKEEDEEAKLNAAVSAPADASAEEEAPHTTGNGVVAEAAVDVAGEDGDGDSDSESDDDDDDVRVTIGDIKTGPPQYTAYGAPPVNLNIKSTGSRPYGQATKLKGIDLDAPGNINGVPVVDVDMESFEEKPWRKPGADLSDYFNYGFNEDTWKAYCEKQKRLRMGLEVSSVGSVASKITVQQGRTGNEKDVSSVPVLTSKPDFASPVSQYKSAVTQVTRIPPPQWNGTPVQDMSYYTKSSGTIDVIGGQTATISRVEGRRRHNLDGNNIQVIAEQSDAEAPAAKIPSFFPPGPLPPNIPPPPFLPPPPSVSAAPPLIPPPRLPITVPPPGFPPPPTGPPPAIIPTMDSGHAGGYDGRSVPTYTFPQGAYPPPMTGGVPPPWPHMMDNSKSWDYYSRREDKRDKERERPRERTHEREREREHSPSAMSYTSDEERYRYREYQERAYGERHRDRSSREKEERHRERRHRDKEEGRHKSSRSSSSRRRHDSEEGDSHRRHKHKKSKRSKEGKEASEDASAEQENQDAME comes from the exons ATGTCTGCGGAGGAAGCGGACAAAACAGCCACCACCGATGCCAGCGgcggtgatgaagaggaggaatggCTGTATGGAG ATGAGTCTGAGagcaaagaggaggatgaagaggccaAACTGAATGCTGCAGTCAG TGCTCCTGCTGATGCTTCAGCCGAAGAGGAAGCTCCACACACCACAGGGAACGGAGTGGTCGCTGAG GCTGCCGTGGATGTTGCAGGGGAAGACGGCGATGGCGACAGTGACAGCGAGagcgacgacgacgacgacgacgtcCGTGTTACGATCGGGGACATAAAGACGGGGCCACCCCAGTATAC GGCTTATGGAGCTCCACCAGTCAACCTCAATATAAAGTCCACGGGCTCCAGACCATATGGACAAG CCACCAAGCTGAAGGGGATCGATCTGGACGCCCCAGGAAACATTAATGGAGTTCCTGTGGTGGATGTGGACATGGAGTCTTTTGAAGAGAAGCCCTGGAGGAAGCCAG GAGCGGATCTCTCAGATTACTTTAACTACGGCTTTAACGAGGACACCTGGAAAGCTTATTGTGAGAAGCAGAAGAGGCTGCGGATGGGCCTGGAGGTGTCTTCAGTCGGCTCGGTGGCCAGCAAGATCACT GTCCAGCAAGGCAGAACGGGCAATGAGAAGGACGTTTCCAGTGTGCCTGTTCTCACCTCAAAGCCAGACTTTGCATCTCCAGTTAGCCAGTACAAGTCTGCAGTCACTCAGGTCACCAG GATTCCTCCCCCTCAGTGGAATGGCACACCTGTCCAAGACATGTCGTATTATAC GAAGTCGAGCGGCACTATAGATGTGATAGGTGGGCAGACGGCCACCATCAGCCGCGTGGAAGGTCGCCGGAGACACAATCTAGACGGCAACAATATCCAG GTGATTGCTGAGCAGTCCGATGCTGAGGCGCCTGCAGCAAAGATcccctccttcttccctcctggACCCCTTCCTCCAAACATCCCCCCACCTCcgttcctccctccacctcccagcGTCAGTGCTGCACCCCCACTCATCCCCCCACCCA GGCTGCCTATAACTGTGCCTCCTCCTGGatttcctcctccacccaccgGTCCTCCTCCTGCCATCATCCCCACCATGGACAG TGGCCACGCTGGAGGCTACGACGGTCGCTCTGTCCCTACCTACACATTTCCTCAAG GTGCTTACCCTCCGCCCATGACTGGAGGTGTGCCTCCTCCTTGGCCTCATATGATGGACAACTCTAAATCCTGGGACTACTATTCCCGTCGAGAAGacaagagagacaaagagagagagagacccagagAGAGGACACAtgagcgtgagagagagagggagcacaGTCCGTCAGCTATGAGCTACACCAG TGATGAAGAACGGTATCGCTATCGCGAGTACCAGGAGCGCGCCTACGGGGAACGCCATCGTGACCGATCCAGCCGCGAGAAGGAggaaagacacagagagaggcGGCACCGAGACAAAGAGGAGGGGCGGCACAAGTCCTCTCGCAG cagcagcagcaggaggcgacATGACAGCGAGGAGGGCGACAGCCACCGGAGGCACAAACACAAGAAGAGCAAGAGGAGCAAGGAGGGCAAAGAGGCCAGCGAGGACGCCAGTGCAGAGCAGGAGAACCAGGACGCCATGGAGTAG
- the fip1l1b gene encoding pre-mRNA 3'-end-processing factor FIP1 isoform X5, with translation MSAEEADKTATTDASGGDEEEEWLYGDESESKEEDEEAKLNAAVSAPADASAEEEAPHTTGNGVVAEAAVDVAGEDGDGDSDSESDDDDDDVRVTIGDIKTGPPQYTAYGAPPVNLNIKSTGSRPYGQATKLKGIDLDAPGNINGVPVVDVDMESFEEKPWRKPGADLSDYFNYGFNEDTWKAYCEKQKRLRMGLEVSSVGSVASKITVQQGRTGNEKDVSSVPVLTSKPDFASPVSQYKSAVTQVTRIPPPQWNGTPVQDMSYYTKSSGTIDVIGGQTATISRVEGRRRHNLDGNNIQSDAEAPAAKIPSFFPPGPLPPNIPPPPFLPPPPSVSAAPPLIPPPRLPITVPPPGFPPPPTGPPPAIIPTMDSSGHAGGYDGRSVPTYTFPQGAYPPPMTGGVPPPWPHMMDNSKSWDYYSRREDKRDKERERPRERTHEREREREHSPSAMSYTSDEERYRYREYQERAYGERHRDRSSREKEERHRERRHRDKEEGRHKSSRSSSSRRRHDSEEGDSHRRHKHKKSKRSKEGKEASEDASAEQENQDAME, from the exons ATGTCTGCGGAGGAAGCGGACAAAACAGCCACCACCGATGCCAGCGgcggtgatgaagaggaggaatggCTGTATGGAG ATGAGTCTGAGagcaaagaggaggatgaagaggccaAACTGAATGCTGCAGTCAG TGCTCCTGCTGATGCTTCAGCCGAAGAGGAAGCTCCACACACCACAGGGAACGGAGTGGTCGCTGAG GCTGCCGTGGATGTTGCAGGGGAAGACGGCGATGGCGACAGTGACAGCGAGagcgacgacgacgacgacgacgtcCGTGTTACGATCGGGGACATAAAGACGGGGCCACCCCAGTATAC GGCTTATGGAGCTCCACCAGTCAACCTCAATATAAAGTCCACGGGCTCCAGACCATATGGACAAG CCACCAAGCTGAAGGGGATCGATCTGGACGCCCCAGGAAACATTAATGGAGTTCCTGTGGTGGATGTGGACATGGAGTCTTTTGAAGAGAAGCCCTGGAGGAAGCCAG GAGCGGATCTCTCAGATTACTTTAACTACGGCTTTAACGAGGACACCTGGAAAGCTTATTGTGAGAAGCAGAAGAGGCTGCGGATGGGCCTGGAGGTGTCTTCAGTCGGCTCGGTGGCCAGCAAGATCACT GTCCAGCAAGGCAGAACGGGCAATGAGAAGGACGTTTCCAGTGTGCCTGTTCTCACCTCAAAGCCAGACTTTGCATCTCCAGTTAGCCAGTACAAGTCTGCAGTCACTCAGGTCACCAG GATTCCTCCCCCTCAGTGGAATGGCACACCTGTCCAAGACATGTCGTATTATAC GAAGTCGAGCGGCACTATAGATGTGATAGGTGGGCAGACGGCCACCATCAGCCGCGTGGAAGGTCGCCGGAGACACAATCTAGACGGCAACAATATCCAG TCCGATGCTGAGGCGCCTGCAGCAAAGATcccctccttcttccctcctggACCCCTTCCTCCAAACATCCCCCCACCTCcgttcctccctccacctcccagcGTCAGTGCTGCACCCCCACTCATCCCCCCACCCA GGCTGCCTATAACTGTGCCTCCTCCTGGatttcctcctccacccaccgGTCCTCCTCCTGCCATCATCCCCACCATGGACAG CAGTGGCCACGCTGGAGGCTACGACGGTCGCTCTGTCCCTACCTACACATTTCCTCAAG GTGCTTACCCTCCGCCCATGACTGGAGGTGTGCCTCCTCCTTGGCCTCATATGATGGACAACTCTAAATCCTGGGACTACTATTCCCGTCGAGAAGacaagagagacaaagagagagagagacccagagAGAGGACACAtgagcgtgagagagagagggagcacaGTCCGTCAGCTATGAGCTACACCAG TGATGAAGAACGGTATCGCTATCGCGAGTACCAGGAGCGCGCCTACGGGGAACGCCATCGTGACCGATCCAGCCGCGAGAAGGAggaaagacacagagagaggcGGCACCGAGACAAAGAGGAGGGGCGGCACAAGTCCTCTCGCAG cagcagcagcaggaggcgacATGACAGCGAGGAGGGCGACAGCCACCGGAGGCACAAACACAAGAAGAGCAAGAGGAGCAAGGAGGGCAAAGAGGCCAGCGAGGACGCCAGTGCAGAGCAGGAGAACCAGGACGCCATGGAGTAG
- the fip1l1b gene encoding pre-mRNA 3'-end-processing factor FIP1 isoform X4 has translation MSAEEADKTATTDASGGDEEEEWLYGDESESKEEDEEAKLNAAVSAPADASAEEEAPHTTGNGVVAEAAVDVAGEDGDGDSDSESDDDDDDVRVTIGDIKTGPPQYTAYGAPPVNLNIKSTGSRPYGQATKLKGIDLDAPGNINGVPVVDVDMESFEEKPWRKPGADLSDYFNYGFNEDTWKAYCEKQKRLRMGLEVSSVGSVASKITVQQGRTGNEKDVSSVPVLTSKPDFASPVSQYKSAVTQVTRIPPPQWNGTPVQDMSYYTKSSGTIDVIGGQTATISRVEGRRRHNLDGNNIQVIAEQSDAEAPAAKIPSFFPPGPLPPNIPPPPFLPPPPSVSAAPPLIPPPRLPITVPPPGFPPPPTGPPPAIIPTMDSGHAGGYDGRSVPTYTFPQGAYPPPMTGGVPPPWPHMMDNSKSWDYYSRREDKRDKERERPRERTHEREREREHSPSAMSYTSDEERYRYREYQERAYGERHRDRSSREKEERHRERRHRDKEEGRHKSSRSSSRRRHDSEEGDSHRRHKHKKSKRSKEGKEASEDASAEQENQDAME, from the exons ATGTCTGCGGAGGAAGCGGACAAAACAGCCACCACCGATGCCAGCGgcggtgatgaagaggaggaatggCTGTATGGAG ATGAGTCTGAGagcaaagaggaggatgaagaggccaAACTGAATGCTGCAGTCAG TGCTCCTGCTGATGCTTCAGCCGAAGAGGAAGCTCCACACACCACAGGGAACGGAGTGGTCGCTGAG GCTGCCGTGGATGTTGCAGGGGAAGACGGCGATGGCGACAGTGACAGCGAGagcgacgacgacgacgacgacgtcCGTGTTACGATCGGGGACATAAAGACGGGGCCACCCCAGTATAC GGCTTATGGAGCTCCACCAGTCAACCTCAATATAAAGTCCACGGGCTCCAGACCATATGGACAAG CCACCAAGCTGAAGGGGATCGATCTGGACGCCCCAGGAAACATTAATGGAGTTCCTGTGGTGGATGTGGACATGGAGTCTTTTGAAGAGAAGCCCTGGAGGAAGCCAG GAGCGGATCTCTCAGATTACTTTAACTACGGCTTTAACGAGGACACCTGGAAAGCTTATTGTGAGAAGCAGAAGAGGCTGCGGATGGGCCTGGAGGTGTCTTCAGTCGGCTCGGTGGCCAGCAAGATCACT GTCCAGCAAGGCAGAACGGGCAATGAGAAGGACGTTTCCAGTGTGCCTGTTCTCACCTCAAAGCCAGACTTTGCATCTCCAGTTAGCCAGTACAAGTCTGCAGTCACTCAGGTCACCAG GATTCCTCCCCCTCAGTGGAATGGCACACCTGTCCAAGACATGTCGTATTATAC GAAGTCGAGCGGCACTATAGATGTGATAGGTGGGCAGACGGCCACCATCAGCCGCGTGGAAGGTCGCCGGAGACACAATCTAGACGGCAACAATATCCAG GTGATTGCTGAGCAGTCCGATGCTGAGGCGCCTGCAGCAAAGATcccctccttcttccctcctggACCCCTTCCTCCAAACATCCCCCCACCTCcgttcctccctccacctcccagcGTCAGTGCTGCACCCCCACTCATCCCCCCACCCA GGCTGCCTATAACTGTGCCTCCTCCTGGatttcctcctccacccaccgGTCCTCCTCCTGCCATCATCCCCACCATGGACAG TGGCCACGCTGGAGGCTACGACGGTCGCTCTGTCCCTACCTACACATTTCCTCAAG GTGCTTACCCTCCGCCCATGACTGGAGGTGTGCCTCCTCCTTGGCCTCATATGATGGACAACTCTAAATCCTGGGACTACTATTCCCGTCGAGAAGacaagagagacaaagagagagagagacccagagAGAGGACACAtgagcgtgagagagagagggagcacaGTCCGTCAGCTATGAGCTACACCAG TGATGAAGAACGGTATCGCTATCGCGAGTACCAGGAGCGCGCCTACGGGGAACGCCATCGTGACCGATCCAGCCGCGAGAAGGAggaaagacacagagagaggcGGCACCGAGACAAAGAGGAGGGGCGGCACAAGTCCTCTCGCAG cagcagcaggaggcgacATGACAGCGAGGAGGGCGACAGCCACCGGAGGCACAAACACAAGAAGAGCAAGAGGAGCAAGGAGGGCAAAGAGGCCAGCGAGGACGCCAGTGCAGAGCAGGAGAACCAGGACGCCATGGAGTAG